In the Pelorhabdus rhamnosifermentans genome, TGTTAGCGGCAATTTCCGTGCTTGGTGCGGTAAAATCGGCTGCCACGATTGCTCTTATTGTGCCTATTGTGGCACTGGGCCTTCCTATTATGGATACAGCCTTTGCTATTATTCGTCGTTACAGCAATGGTCAACCCATTTTTAAACCGGATAAAGGTCATTTACATCATCGTTTGCTTGAAATGGGACTTTCCCAGAAGCAGGCAGTTCTTCTTATGTATGTGATTAGCGGTTGCCTGGGATTGAGTGCCATTGCTCTTACTGAAGTAAACAAAGGATTAGCCGCTTTGATCATTCTTGCTTTGCTTGCTGTGGCCTTTTTTGGTGCACGTAAAATTGGTGTGCTTAAACAGACAGGGTCGGCACAAACGCATTCTTGAGTAATAGCGCATAAAAGGATAATGGATAATAATAATTACAAATGGAATAATATGGACGGGCGCAAGTCCGTCCATATTACTTCAACGGGAGAGTGGTATGCTTGGCACGTCTCAAAATTATGACCGTTTTTGGCACCCGGCCTGAGGCCATCAAAATGGCGCCAGTAGTATTAGAATTGACGAAGTACCCTGAATTGATTCAACCTAGTGTGACTGTTACAGCGCAACATCGTGAGATGCTTGATCAAGTTTTAGGGCTGTTTTCCATTAAACCTGACTATGATTTGGATATTATGTCGGCGGGACAAACCCTGTTTGATATTACGACAAGGGCTATGCACGGTCTGGACAAAGTGCTAAAACAGGAAAAGCCTGATCTCGTACTTGTTCATGGCGATACAACAACAACCTTTGCTGGCGCTCTTGCTGCCTATTATCATCATATTGCTGTAGGTCATGTGGAAGCCGGGCTTCGTACAGGCAATAAATATTCGCCTTTTCCTGAAGAAATGAATCGTAAACTCACCGGGGCTTTAGCTGATTTTCATTTTGCACCGACAAGCCAGGCGCGACAGAATCTGCTTTTGGAGAATGTCAGCAAGGACCGGTTGTTTATTACAGGGAATACCGTTATTGATGCCCTAAAGGCGACAGTCAAAAAAGACTATGTTTTTGCCGATTCTATGTTGGCAGCGATTAACTATGAACGGCGGAGAGTCATTTTGATTACAACGCATCGCAGAGAAAACCTCGGCGAACCTATGCGTCATGTCTATCAGGCGCTGAAGGATATTGTGGCGGCTTTCCCTGATGTGGAAGTTGTTTTCCCTGTACATAAAAACCCGAAAGTTCGTGAAGTCGTTGAGGCCGAATTGGGTCATTTGGCGCGCATTCATTTGATTGATCCCTTGGATTATGAACCTTTTGCTAATCTGATTGCCCGTTCTTATCTTGTTTTGACTGATTCTGGTGGTATTCAAGAAGAAGCACCTGCATTAGGTAAGCCCGTTCTTGTCCTTCGTGATACGACGGAGCGTCCTGAAGCCATCGATGCTGGAACAGTAAAGTTAATTGGTACAGAAAAACAGCGCGTTTTTTCAGAAACCAAGCTTTTGCTGGAAGATCAGAGTCAGTATGATCAAATGGCAGGTGCTTGCAATCCTTATGGTGATGGTCAGGCTTCGCGGCGCATAGTGCGAAATATTTTGTATCGACATGGGTTGATTGCTGAAGCACCTGAACCGTTTGTTTGTTCAATAAAGTAAATAAGTTTCATGAATCCTTCTAAATTTTTAGAAGGATTTTTTTAATTGTGCAAAGAATTAGTATATAGCATTGCTTTATTGAGTGTTTAGTGATAGATTTTTTCTGTTAGGGGTATAATAGTTCTGCCAGAAAAAGGGATGACGCCATGGATAATCATCATCTTTTGAATGCGATTAGCCGTGTATCTACACTCGGAGTGACACTTGTTTCTTCCATTGCTGTTGGCATGTTTTTAGGGCATTTATTAGATAATTGGCTTAATAGTTCACCTTGGGGAATTATTGCAGGTATTCTGCTTGGTATTGTTGCTGGGTTTTATGGTATCTTAAAAATCGTTCTGGCTAATCAGGATAGATGATTGAAACTGGAAAGGAATTTGTGATGTGATGGTTTTTTGGCAGCAGAAAAAGGTCCAAGCCTATTGTATGGGTCTTGCAGTTTGGTCTGCTGTACTGATTGCCGGTATGTGGCTTGCAGGCCAGGAAGACGAGCTTCCCGGCCTTATTTTAGGTATGGTTACAAGTCTGTTTTATTTTTTCCTGCTTGTTTTGCGTGCGCAGCGCAGTGTTGTGCTTCCTGTTCCAAAGGCTGTGTCATCCATGCGTATTGGGTGGCTTCTCCGTTTGTTTTTTATTTTACTTATGTTGGTTTTGTCGCTGAAAATTCCTGTGTTTCATTTTGCGGCGGCTGTTTTAGGACTGTTTTCATTTCACATTTTTATGATGTTAACGGCCTGCTTGTTTATTTTAAAACAGCGGCTTTTACATAAAATTTAATGAGAAAGGGGTGAATTTTTAATGGGACATGAAATTGGGGCACATCATTTGGCACATTTCGCTGGGTTTACTATTCACATGGATACGATGTATATGACTTGGCTGACCATGGCGATTGTGATCCTTATTGCGCTCCTGGCTACGAGGCGTTTAAAGCTTGTACCATCTGGCTGGCAAAATGTATTGGAAATGGCTGTTGAAGCGCTTTTAAATCAAATCAAAGAGACGATGGGGCCCAAGGGCGTCTCGTTTGCTCCAATGATTATTACGTTGTTTTTATTTCTACTTGTTGGAAACTGGCTGGGTCTTGTTCCAGGGTTATCGTCACCAACGAGTGATTTAAATACTACACTCGGATTGGCTCTCATGGTCATCATTATGGTCCAACTTGTGGCTATTATGAATAAAGGATTAAGTGCTTACTTAGGTCACTTTATTAAGCCAATGGTACTTTTTCTACCAATTAATATTATTGAAGAATTATCTAAGCCAATTACGCTTTCTTTTCGTTTGTTTGGTAATATAATGGCCGGTGAAATTTTGATTATTGTGCTGGGCATGCTTGTGCCGTATGTTATTCCAACAGCATGGTTGGCGTTTAGCGTATTTGTCGGTGTTATTCAGGCTTTTATTTTTACAATGCTTTCCATGTCCTACTTGTCTAGCGGACTAAATGATGAAGGCCACTAAAAATTGATAATATAACCATGAGTATTGAAAGGTTAAAAAGGAGGAAGTTAACTATGGAACACGCAATTATGGTAGCTGCATCGGCGATTGGTGCTGGCTTGGCAATTGGTCTTGCTGCAATCGGTGCCGGTATCGGTGACGGTGTAGTAACAGGAAAAGCAGTAGAGGGAATGGCAAGACAACCGGAGGCAAAAGGAACGATTCTTGTGAATATGCTTATTTCGGTTGGTTTGATCGAGTCAATTCCTATCATTGCAGCTGTTATTGCTATTGTTTTAGTATTTGCTAATCCGTTTATTAAGTAATAAAAAGCAGCGGTATAGGGCGGCGGATTGAACATGTCTGTCGTCTGTTTTACCCGCCAAAAGAGGAGGGTCCTCAGTGGTTGAAATTGATGCGACGCTTGTTGCGCAGATTATAAACTTCTTGATTCTTGTGGCTATATTGACCAAAGTGGCGTATAAACCGCTTGTCAAAGTGTTGGCTGAGCGCCAGCAGCGCATTGAAAATAGTATTGCAGCCGCAGATAAAGAAAAAGCTTTAGCTGAAGAGTTAAAAGCTGAACATGAACGTCAATTAGCTAACGCTCGTACGCAGGCGCAGGCCATTATTGACAAGGCAGAGAAATTTGCCGCTGCCAAGCGGGATGAAGAAATAGAGCAAACTCGTTTGGAATGTGCTCGAATGCTGTCAAAAGCACAAGAGGAAATTACGCGGGAGCGTGATCAGGCTATTGCTGACATGCGCTCTGAAGTCGTTTCGTTATCTCTTGCGGCAGCTTCTAAGGTTATTGGTGAGAATATGACATCTGCAGCCAATGCAAAACTTGTCGAAGGCTTTATTAACAAGCTTGATGAAACAAAGCCAGGTAGTTTGCCATGTTAATGGAACAATTGGCGCAAAAATATGCGCAAGCCGTGTATGAATTGGCAAAAGAAAAACAACAATTAATTGCCGTGGAAGCGCAGCTGAGTATTGTGGATCAAACCATTAGTGGTCATAGCGAGCTTAGCACTTTCTTATATCATCCGCGTGTACCTATGGCAGCTAAGAAAGATTTAATAAAAAATGTGTTTGCCCAGGAAGTAACTGTAGATGTATTAAACTTTTTGTTGCTTATAGTAGATAAGCGGCGGGAAAATTTGTTGCCGCAAATTATTGAGCAATTTGTGGCACTGGCTAATGAAGAGCGTAATATTGCCATAGCTGAAGTAACGACAGTCTTGCCCCTTAGTGAACAGGCAGAAACGGCGCTTATTCAAAAGCTCACAAAAGTAATTGGAAAAAATATTCAACTTAAAAAGCACACAGATCCGTCCATTATTGGGGGCGTTATTGTACGCCTCGGTGATAAACTTATTGACGGTAGTGTAAAACGTCAACTTGATATGATGAAGTTTAAATTGCAGAGTTCTCAAGTGACGAAGATTGGGGTGACAAACGGAGTATGAAAATGAGGCCTGAAGAAATTACGGCTATCATCAAGCAGCAAATAGAAAATTATGAAGTCGACCTCAATGTCGATGACATTGGTACAGTGATTGAAGTCGGCGACGGTATTGCCCGAATTCACGGTTTAGCCAAAGCTATGGCTGGTGAACTGCTAGAATTTCCTGGCGGTGTTTTCGGTATGGTACTCAATTTGGAAGAAGACAATGTGGGCGGCGTGCTATTAAGTGGTGAAACAGCCATTAAAGAAGGCGATATGGTCCGGCGTACTGGGAAAATTATGCAGGTTCCTGCCGGCGAAGCTCTTGTTGGCCGCGTTGTCAATCCATTAGGTCAGCCTATTGATGGTAAGGGACCGATTAACACGACAGAGTTTCGCCCTGTTGAATTTAAGGCACCGGGTATTGCAGATCGTCAGAGCGTAAAAGAACCTTTGCAAACAGGATTAAAGGCAGTAGATGCCCTTGTTCCGATTGGTCGGGGGCAGCGTGAACTGATTATTGGTGACCGTGGTACAGGAAAGACAGCCATTGCTATTGACACTATTATTAATCAAAAAGGTCAGGACGTCATTTGCGTTTATGTGGCCATTGGCCAAAAGGCTTCAACAGTTGCGCGTGTTGTACATACTTTAGAAGCCCATGACGCAATGGAGTATACGATTGTTGTTGTAGCTTCGGCATCGGATAGTGCGCCACTGCAATATATTGCGCCTTATGCGGGTGTAGCTATGGCAGAATATTTTATGTATAAAGGCGGCCATTGTCTGTGCGTTTATGATGATTTATCTAAACAAGCCACAGCCTATCGGGCTATGTCACTTTTACTGCGTCGTCCACCTGGTCGTGAAGCTTATCCTGGTGATGTATTTTACTTACACAGCCGTTTACTCGAACGTGCGGCAAAATTGTCAGCCGAACTTGGCGGCGGTTCCATTACGGCTCTACCTATTATTGAAACACTTGCAGGCGATGTATCGGCTTACATTCCAACGAATGTTATTTCGATTACAGATGGTCAGATCTTCCTGGAAAGCGAACTGTTTTATTCTGGTATTCGTCCGGCTATTAATGTTGGTTTGTCTGTATCGCGTGTTGGCGGTAGCGCTCAGGTAAAAGCCATGAAGCAAGTGGCAGGAACACTTCGCCTTGATTTAGCCCAGTATCGTGAAATGGCTGCTTTTGCGCAGTTTGGATCAGATCTGGATAAATCGACAAAAGCCCTTATTGACCGTGGTGACCGCATGACAGAGATTTTGAAGCAGACGCAATATGCACCACTGCCTGTCGAGGAACAAGTCATTGTCATTTATATGGCTGTCAATGGATTTCTTGATGATGTGCCTGTGGAAAATATTACGAAGCTTGAACAAGATTATTTGAAGTTTATGCGGACGAGTTATGCTGAGATCGGCAAGTCCATTAAAGAAAAGAAAACCATTGATAATGACATAGCAACAGCGCTGAAAAAAGCCATTAAAGAGTTTAAAGATACATTCTTAAGTTTTGAACAGAATGCGGCGAGGTGATAAGAAATGCCTAGTACACAGGACATACGTCGCCGCATTAAAAGCGTAAAAAATATTCAGCAGATAACAAAAGCCATGAAAATGGTGGCTGCTGCCCGTTTGCGTAAAGCACAGGAAAAGGCACAATCCTCCCGTCCTTATACGACGAAAATACGGGAAGTGCTGACAAGCGTAGCGCAACATGTAAGCGATGTATCCCATCCGCTGCTTGAAAAAAGGGAAGCTAAAAATGTTTGCTACCTTTTAATGAGCGCCGATAAGGGACTGGCAGGTGCTTATTCATCGAATTTGATTCGCGAAGTTGTTCCATTAATCAAAAGGCATGAGGCTGTTAGCTTAGTGACAGTAGGACGCAAAATGCGTGATTATTTTCAGCGGCGCAGTTATGATATTGATCAAGCGTTTGCGGGATTTTCAGAAAAACCGGGCTATCAAGATGCCATGGACATTGCACGTTTTATGGCAGATGGTTTTTGTGCTGGTAAGTATGACGAGATTTACATGGCCTATACGCAGTTTATTTCGCCCATTCATCATGTGCCGACGGTTGTAAAATTGTTACCCATGGAAGATATGACGCAGGCAGAACAGGGTATAGCTGAATCTGCCAGTCAGTCTGAATATATATTCGAACCCAATGCAGCCGAAGTACTTGGTGAATTGCTGCCGAAGTATTTGGAATCTACCATTTATGGTGCCCTCCTTCAATCAGCTGCAAGTGAACTAGGTGCTCGTATGACAGCCATGGGGTCGGCTACAGATAATGCCCAAGAACTGATTTCCAAGTTAGAACTCAAATATAACCAAATCCGTCAAGCCACAATTACGCGTGAAATCTCGGAGATTGTCGGCGGGGCAGAAGCGATTAAATAGTTATTCAAAGGAGGGGGGAACCCTGTGAATATCGGTAAAGTAAAGCAAGTTATCGGTCCTGTTGTGGACATTGAATTTTCCCCCGAACAGCTCCCTGCCATTTATAACGCCATTAAAATTCAAGGCCAAGCAGGAGATGTTCAGCTCAGCGTTATAGCAGAAGTGATGCAGCACTTAGGTGACAATACCATTCGTGCCGTAGCCATGTCGTCTACAGACGGTATGACACGCGGCATGGAGGCCATTGATACGGGTGCTCCTATTAAAATCCCTGTTGGCAAAGGCACGCTGGGTCGGGTATTTAATGTATTAGGTGAAGCCGTTGACAATAATTCAGAGGCTGTTCAAGCGGATGATTATTGGCCAATTCATCGACCTGCTCCGTCATTCGAAGAGCAGGAAACATCTACACAAATTTTAGAAACAGGCATCAAGGTTGTTGACCTTATTGCGCCTTATTCTCGCGGCGGTAAAATCGGTTTGTTTGGTGGTGCCGGTGTTGGTAAAACCGTTTTGATTATGGAGCTCATTCATAATATTGCCACCGAGCATGGCGGGTTTTCCGTTTTTGCCGGCGTAGGTGAGCGTACGCGTGAAGGCAATGACTTATGGTCTGAAATGAAAGAATCCGGTGTTATTGATAAAACAGCTCTTGTGTACGGGCAAATGAATGAGCCGCCGGGAGCCAGAATGCGTGTCGGTCTGACTGGTCTTACCATGGCAGAGTATTTCCGTGATGTGGCAGGTCAGGACGTCCTGCTCTTTATTGATAATATCTTCCGCTTTATTCAAGCAGGTTCAGAAGTATCGGCCCTTTTGGGTCGTATGCCATCTGCTGTTGGTTATCAACCAACATTGGCGAATGATGTGGGCGCTTTGCAAGAACGGATTACATCCACCAAGAAAGGTTCCATTACGTCTGTTCAGGCCGTTTATGTGCCTGCCGATGACTTGACTGACCCGGCTCCTGCTGCGACATTTGCTCATCTTGATGCGACGACAGTACTTTCTCGTCAAATTGCTGAGCTTGGTATTTATCCAGCCGTGGATCCTCTTGATTCAACATCAAGAATCATGGACCCCAATGTGCTTGGTGATGAACATTATCGCGTAGCGCGGGGCGTGCAGAAGATTTTGCAGCGTTATAAAGAACTGCAGGACATTATTGCCATACTGGGTATGGAAGAATTGTCGGAAGATGATAAAATTACTGTTGGAAGAGCCCGAAAAGTTCAGCGGTTCCTAAGCCAGCCTTTCTTTGTGGCTGAAGTCTTTACTGGATCACCTGGTAAATATGTCTCCTTAAAAGAAACCATTCGTGGTTTCGATGAAATTTTAAGTGGAAAGCATGATGATTTGCCTGAAGCAGCATTTAACTTGGTAGGTTCGATTGATGAAGCGATTGAAAAGGCTCGCACTCTGAAGGGGGAATAGAAAGTGGCCAAAACGGTTCGCTTGGACATTGTGACTCCTGATAAGTTGGCTTATTCAGAAGATGTTACAATGGTTATTGCCAGAGCAACTGACGGCGATCTCGGCGTCCTGCCTGGTCATGTGCCACTGATTGCAGCCCTTGGCATTTGGCCGCTGCGACTATTCAATGATGATGGCGAGAAACAAATTTCACTTTGCGGCGGCTTTATTGAAGTACAGCCCGACAAAGTAGTTATTTTAGCAGGCTGTGCTGAACTGCCGGAAGAAATTGATGTGCCCCGTGCCGAGCAAGCCAAACGGCGGGCAGAAGAGCGCTTGGCTAAGCATGGCGGCGATGTGGACGTTACGCGGGCTGAGGCCGCCTTGTCGAGGGCCATGATGCGTCTCAAAGTAGCTGGCTTTCAATCACACAAATAAAAATGAATACCTTTTGTGCAAGCTGAACGTAACGTTCAGCTTGTTTTTTTTGTCCTCACGACAGGCTGCATATTCACTGAAAAAAGTGGCAACAATGATTTTATAGCGGCAAATAATAAAATTGAGGTTTATCGTGAGGAGACACTAGGTGAAAAAAGTGGCTTGGAAGTGGTTGAGCTTTGGCTTGATTGCAGTCTATATATGCATCATAGTTACTTATGGGGGACAGCAAAAATGTGCTTTGCCTGTATTAAGCAAAGCTTTGTCAACTACAGGGGCTGAAGTTGCTTTCGTAGATATTCAGGGGTGGGTAAAGCAAGAGCACTTAAGGATGGATGAAGCTGCACTGGAAGAGAATGTGCGAGAAAGTTTCGATAAACTTGGTTATAACGGGAACGATGTACAGATTGAAAAAAAACAAAACTCTTATTTTTGTAAGGTTCGTGGGGAACTTCGTGATCCGAATCTTGTGATTGTTGTTATGAGTCAAATGATTTATGCCAAAGGGATTCAACCTGCTGTGTCTTATACTGCCATAAATGCTGAGATACAGGGCCAAAATGCCTCTGGTGAGGAGTGGGAAAGAAAAATCGGCAAAATTTTAGCAGAAATTGGGCCAAGACCTCGGATAAATACTTGCCTCGTAGGCCGGCTTGATGGTAAACTAAACAAGAATAACTTGGAACATCGTTTATTTCTTGCCTTTCACAGCATACAAGCTGTAGTACAGGAACCGATGTTTGTTGATGATATCGCTAGTTTTACCGGATATACGCCAAATCTGACGGAATTCTTTACAGTGAATGAGCAAAAGGTAAATGTCCATATGGCTGTGCGGTATCATCCGTCTGAAGAGCGAACCTATGTAACCATTGGGACACCGGTGATTACACGGGGGTATTAGTCGTAACGAGTTGGTGTAGGAGGAACTTTTGTGGAGAAATTAGTTATCAAAGGCGGCAATAAGTTATCAGGAATTGTAAAAATTAGTGGCGCTAAGAACGCTGTGTTGCCGATTATTACTGCCTCGCTGCTTGGCACGACTCCCAGTAGACTGGAAGAAATACCAGATCTGGAAGATGTGCGTACAATCAGTGCAGTACTTGCTGCACTCGGCGTGAAAGTGGACGCCAGTGAAAAAGCAACCCTTACTATTGACAGCACTCATATTCGTACTTTAGAAGCTCCTTATGAGCTTGTTCGTAAGATGCGGGCCTCTTTTTTGGTCATGGGACCGTTGCTCGCCCGTTTTGGCCGGGCTAAAATTTCATTGCCTGGTGGTTGTGCTATTGGCACTCGCCCCATTGATTTACATTTAAAAGGCTTTGAAGCTCTTGGGGCTCAAGTGGAATTAGGCCATGGTTTTATTGAAGCCCGTGCACCGGAAGGTGGACTTATCGGCGCACGGTTTTATTTCGATTTCCCCAGCGTCGGTGCTACAGAAAATTTGATGATGGCTGCTAGTCTTGCGAAGGGGCAGACAATTATTGAAAATCCTGCTGAAGAACCGGAAATTGTTGATTTAGCCAATTACTTAAATGCCATGGGAGCTAAGATTCGTGGTGCCGGTACGAATGTAATTCGTATTAATGGCGTCAACGAACTTACGGGAGCTGTCCACCAAGTCATTCCTGATCGTATCGAAGCAGGTACCTATATGGTTGCAGCAGCCATGACGGGCGGTGAAGTGCGTGTTGAGAACGTCCTTATTGAGCATTTAAAACCGGTTATTGCCAAGTTAAAAGAAGCAGGCATTAAGCTTGAAGAAGATACCAGCGGCGTCTGGGTTCGTGCCAGCAACAGGGAATTCCGTTCTGTTGATATTAAAACGCTGCCTTATCCTGGTTTTCCTACGGACATGCAGGCGCAGCTTATGGCACTTATGACAGTGGCTAAAGGCACAAGTGTTATTACGGAAACGGTTTTTGAGAATCGGTTTATGCATGTTGATGAATTGAAGCGCATGGGAGCTAATATTAAGATTGAGGGACGCAGTGCAATCGTAGAAGGTGTGACAGGGCTTACTGGCTGCCAGGTTAAAGCAACAGATCTTCGCGCAGGTGCGGCACTTGTCCTTGCGGCTTTAGTTGCTGAGGGAACAACAGAAATTGGTTATATTCATCATATTGATCGCGGTTATGATGATATTGTTAATAAGTTACGTGGCCTTGGCGCTAATATTTGTCGCGTCGAGCGGTAAGCTTTACAGTAAAGTAATGATTAAAGAAAAACAACCTTCACAAGGGAGGTTGTTTTTTTTATACTTTTTGCATAATATTTAGGGATCAGAAGGGAGAGAGAATCTTGTGAGATCCCTAATTGGCGCCATACTGGCAATTTTAGTCTTAGTCATTATCATACCTGCCTTGGTTGTTCGCAGTACTACGCTGTTTACACCGTCACATTCTCTGAAAAGTCAGTTTGGCAAGCCTGAAACAGTCTTAATTAACGTTTATATTGCCGAGCAAGGCCGTAATACTGAGTTGGAGTTAGAGGACTATATTAAAGGCGTTGTGGCAGCTGAAATGCCAGCAGACTTCGAGCCGGAGGCTCTCAAAGCTCAGGCTGTTGCGGCCCGCACTTATGCCGTGAAAAATATGGTTCGGTTTGGTGGCGCAGGACTCGCCAGTCATGTCGGTTCTGACGTCAGCACAGATACGCGGGAGGGGCAGGCCTGGCAAAGTAGCGAGCAGTTAAAACAAAAGTGGGGAGCAAATTATAGTCAGTATGCCAGTAAAATCAGTCGTGCCGTCGATGAAACACGGGGGATCATTGTTACTTATCAAGGCGAACCGATTCATGCCGTATTTCATTCTACAAGTGGAGAACGTACAGCGAGTGCCAAAGAAGTCTGGGGATTTGATTATCCCTATTTAGTGAGCGTTTCCTGTCAGTGGGATCGACAATCACCACGTTATCGTGATGAAAAGAAATACAGCATTGCCGAACTGGAGCAGCGGTTAGGCAGTGATGCTGGCGTTGTCGCTGCTGTTCAGGGCGGTGGAGGAGCACCAGTTCAGGTGCTGAGTCTGACTGAGTCGGGACGTGTCGATCAGGTGAGATTGGGGACCAAGACCTTTAATGGTCAAGAGCTGCGTGATAAGTTAGCACTTCGGTCAACGAATTTTACTATTGAAGTTCAGGGAGACAGTTTCATATTCCATACTATCGGTTATGGTCATGGTGTGGGTCTGTCACAGTATGGTTCCAATGGTATGGCCAAAGAGGGCATGGATTTTAAAAAAATTCTTACTTATTATTATACAGGTGTTGCCCTTAAAAATATCTATGGATCTTAACTGTTTATATGGTGGCATTCCTGGGAACACTAGTAGTGAGGTGATTTTATGCCGTCTCAATCTGTCCTTTTTCGTAAAATTCTCGCTATTAGTATCTGCTTTTTGCTTGCATTGTTTTTATTAGGGGGAGCAGTTCTTCCGGCTTTTATTGCAAAAACGTCGCAGCAGCCTGTAATTCCTTCAACTGATACAATTAGCGAGTCATTGTCTGATCAGCCTGACACAGCAAGTACACAAGCAGCAACAAGCATTCTCCAAAATTCAGACCCAGAGCCTTCTCGTGCTATCGTCGCGGTCGTTGAGGACAAGCCATGGCTTCATGAAAAACCTCGTCTTCCCCTAGCGGGAAAATTACGACTAGCATATGGATGGGAGATTCATCCTGTTTTTGGTGACTGGCGGTTTCATACAGGTATCGATTTTGATGCGATGCCAAGTGAGGCTGTGACAGCTGTAATGAGTGGCATTGTGACATCCAGTTGTGAAGAGAAACATACAGGACTTACAGTTACCATTGAGTCAGGTCCCAGACAGTTTATTTATGGCAGTCTGGTCCGAACACCTCTCAAGGTGGGGGCTAAAGTAGCACAGGGAGAGGTCATCGGCTATACCGGTCAATGCACGGATGAACCTTATGACCATTTACATCTGGGTTTAAAAGTCG is a window encoding:
- the spoIID gene encoding stage II sporulation protein D, with the protein product MRSLIGAILAILVLVIIIPALVVRSTTLFTPSHSLKSQFGKPETVLINVYIAEQGRNTELELEDYIKGVVAAEMPADFEPEALKAQAVAARTYAVKNMVRFGGAGLASHVGSDVSTDTREGQAWQSSEQLKQKWGANYSQYASKISRAVDETRGIIVTYQGEPIHAVFHSTSGERTASAKEVWGFDYPYLVSVSCQWDRQSPRYRDEKKYSIAELEQRLGSDAGVVAAVQGGGGAPVQVLSLTESGRVDQVRLGTKTFNGQELRDKLALRSTNFTIEVQGDSFIFHTIGYGHGVGLSQYGSNGMAKEGMDFKKILTYYYTGVALKNIYGS
- a CDS encoding YwmB family TATA-box binding protein codes for the protein MKKVAWKWLSFGLIAVYICIIVTYGGQQKCALPVLSKALSTTGAEVAFVDIQGWVKQEHLRMDEAALEENVRESFDKLGYNGNDVQIEKKQNSYFCKVRGELRDPNLVIVVMSQMIYAKGIQPAVSYTAINAEIQGQNASGEEWERKIGKILAEIGPRPRINTCLVGRLDGKLNKNNLEHRLFLAFHSIQAVVQEPMFVDDIASFTGYTPNLTEFFTVNEQKVNVHMAVRYHPSEERTYVTIGTPVITRGY
- the murA gene encoding UDP-N-acetylglucosamine 1-carboxyvinyltransferase, which produces MEKLVIKGGNKLSGIVKISGAKNAVLPIITASLLGTTPSRLEEIPDLEDVRTISAVLAALGVKVDASEKATLTIDSTHIRTLEAPYELVRKMRASFLVMGPLLARFGRAKISLPGGCAIGTRPIDLHLKGFEALGAQVELGHGFIEARAPEGGLIGARFYFDFPSVGATENLMMAASLAKGQTIIENPAEEPEIVDLANYLNAMGAKIRGAGTNVIRINGVNELTGAVHQVIPDRIEAGTYMVAAAMTGGEVRVENVLIEHLKPVIAKLKEAGIKLEEDTSGVWVRASNREFRSVDIKTLPYPGFPTDMQAQLMALMTVAKGTSVITETVFENRFMHVDELKRMGANIKIEGRSAIVEGVTGLTGCQVKATDLRAGAALVLAALVAEGTTEIGYIHHIDRGYDDIVNKLRGLGANICRVER
- a CDS encoding F0F1 ATP synthase subunit epsilon, translating into MAKTVRLDIVTPDKLAYSEDVTMVIARATDGDLGVLPGHVPLIAALGIWPLRLFNDDGEKQISLCGGFIEVQPDKVVILAGCAELPEEIDVPRAEQAKRRAEERLAKHGGDVDVTRAEAALSRAMMRLKVAGFQSHK
- a CDS encoding M23 family metallopeptidase; its protein translation is MPSQSVLFRKILAISICFLLALFLLGGAVLPAFIAKTSQQPVIPSTDTISESLSDQPDTASTQAATSILQNSDPEPSRAIVAVVEDKPWLHEKPRLPLAGKLRLAYGWEIHPVFGDWRFHTGIDFDAMPSEAVTAVMSGIVTSSCEEKHTGLTVTIESGPRQFIYGSLVRTPLKVGAKVAQGEVIGYTGQCTDEPYDHLHLGLKVGEDYEDPQKLF